The following are encoded in a window of Vibrio sp. SCSIO 43136 genomic DNA:
- a CDS encoding linear amide C-N hydrolase, translating into MKTKLLTLAISAATLAGAAATAQACTNFNFKTEEGHTFVGRTMEWPGELNGQFSVVPRKYGFSYTNTAYGFVGIQHGEELFSSGMNEHGLSGEALALAAADFAPEGSGDIRSGDVVAYVLANAKNVSQVIKLLQKTRVEIAAYDVVDGLHLGMHYVFNDGESSIVVEYLDGSGFPVIYENKLGVMTNDPSYDHQQALANMMLDNGNVKFSEETFQAFDYSPIGRFQKMVAFNHTADFSLVKNDYDAVNRAWSMINAVDIPQGALYWRFAAENTPQFTSHSNVADIANKDYYFRTYDNMDIRKVDLDTIDFSTVSYHSESIFNTQPAYKEMSF; encoded by the coding sequence ATGAAAACTAAACTTCTTACTTTAGCTATCAGTGCAGCAACATTAGCGGGCGCAGCAGCGACAGCTCAAGCATGCACAAACTTCAATTTTAAAACAGAAGAGGGTCATACTTTTGTGGGTCGTACCATGGAGTGGCCGGGGGAGCTTAACGGGCAGTTTTCTGTTGTTCCACGTAAATATGGTTTTAGCTATACCAATACAGCATATGGCTTTGTAGGTATTCAGCACGGTGAAGAGTTGTTTAGCTCTGGTATGAATGAACATGGGTTAAGTGGTGAAGCGCTTGCTCTTGCCGCTGCGGACTTTGCCCCTGAAGGAAGCGGAGATATACGTTCAGGAGATGTTGTCGCTTACGTGTTGGCCAATGCTAAAAACGTTTCTCAAGTCATTAAACTATTGCAAAAAACTAGGGTAGAGATCGCCGCCTATGATGTAGTTGATGGCTTACATCTAGGTATGCACTATGTATTTAATGATGGTGAGAGTTCAATTGTCGTGGAATATTTGGACGGCTCGGGTTTTCCAGTTATTTACGAGAACAAGTTAGGTGTAATGACCAATGATCCTAGTTACGATCATCAACAAGCGCTAGCGAATATGATGTTAGACAATGGTAATGTGAAATTTTCTGAAGAGACGTTTCAAGCGTTTGATTATTCGCCTATTGGCCGATTCCAGAAAATGGTTGCCTTTAACCACACAGCTGATTTTAGTTTAGTGAAGAATGACTATGATGCGGTGAACCGAGCATGGTCTATGATCAATGCCGTTGATATTCCACAAGGAGCCTTGTACTGGAGGTTTGCTGCGGAAAATACCCCACAGTTTACTTCTCACTCAAATGTGGCTGATATTGCGAATAAAGATTATTACTTCAGAACGTATGACAACATGGATATTCGTAAAGTTGATTTAGATACTATCGACTTTTCGACAGTTAGTTACCACAGTGAGTCGATATTCAACACTCAACCAGCTTATAAAGAGATGAGTTTCTAA
- a CDS encoding LysR family transcriptional regulator, with amino-acid sequence MNKANFTLDQLTAFVNTVEQGSFKNAAISLGKHATTVSQQVAMLEVDVGFDLFERKVRRIILTPQGEEFYRYAKPVLREAALLGNKLEALDSNLPIDFKLAIDSTIRDRQIIRCAKDVCEKYPTIKLEIMSGDPIQVIDWVRENQADVGVITTLFNQLPQLDTKQLFNFQLAYVCSPRWEHSLGTITENELRAFPQIVYRFVEQSPQLSGHIISNHTLSVHSLDDMIDLLSLNMGWAILPRFRVEDLIDSGELVEFKPDQSSNVNWYTELLLKSDSKTNPVLDTFINSVTKLSDR; translated from the coding sequence ATGAATAAAGCTAATTTTACATTGGATCAATTGACCGCTTTCGTGAATACGGTCGAGCAAGGCAGCTTCAAAAATGCGGCGATATCACTAGGCAAACATGCCACAACCGTCAGCCAACAGGTGGCGATGTTGGAAGTTGATGTTGGGTTTGACCTGTTTGAACGAAAAGTAAGGAGAATTATCCTTACCCCACAAGGCGAAGAGTTCTATCGTTATGCAAAACCGGTTCTCAGGGAAGCTGCACTCTTAGGTAATAAACTGGAAGCTTTAGATAGTAACCTGCCTATCGATTTCAAATTAGCAATCGACAGCACGATTAGAGACCGGCAGATCATACGATGTGCAAAAGACGTCTGTGAAAAATACCCAACCATTAAACTTGAAATCATGAGTGGAGACCCGATACAAGTGATTGACTGGGTAAGAGAAAACCAAGCCGACGTCGGCGTCATTACAACATTATTCAACCAACTACCTCAACTTGATACCAAGCAGCTTTTTAACTTTCAATTGGCCTATGTTTGCTCGCCGAGATGGGAGCACAGTCTCGGTACGATAACAGAGAATGAACTTAGAGCTTTTCCACAAATCGTCTATCGTTTTGTTGAGCAGTCCCCTCAACTTTCGGGACATATTATCTCCAACCATACCCTGTCAGTGCATAGCCTTGATGACATGATAGATTTGCTGTCACTCAATATGGGATGGGCCATTTTGCCCCGCTTTCGTGTTGAAGACCTGATCGACTCGGGAGAGTTAGTTGAGTTTAAACCAGACCAAAGCTCGAATGTAAACTGGTACACCGAGCTGTTGCTTAAATCGGACAGTAAGACAAACCCTGTGCTAGACACCTTTATCAATTCAGTGACAAAGCTCAGCGACCGATAG
- a CDS encoding hydratase, producing the protein MTEHQKAATELLKRRSAGTKAPRLAEEQRPQNIEDALNIQSSMIDLHSDKVGGWKCLLPLAEDKFIVAPIFADSVQQGDTCELFADNNLVRIEPEIAFVLKKPLVANPQGYSEDEINQAIGSCHMALELMQARFADDSGAEFLEKLADCLVNQGLYLGPEIEREKAFNASTIDITVSQESREQTFEGKHPNQLAQTPIYWLINYMTRRGVNFQAGEAIITGSYCGIVEVEFNQPTTITYQGVGKYQVTFSEKE; encoded by the coding sequence ATGACTGAACATCAAAAAGCTGCCACTGAGCTACTAAAACGCCGCAGCGCTGGAACTAAAGCGCCTCGCCTTGCCGAAGAACAGCGCCCGCAGAACATCGAAGATGCCTTAAATATTCAATCTTCTATGATCGACTTACACAGTGATAAAGTGGGTGGTTGGAAGTGTCTTCTTCCATTGGCAGAAGACAAATTTATTGTGGCTCCAATCTTTGCCGATTCGGTGCAACAAGGTGACACATGTGAGCTGTTTGCTGACAACAACCTTGTTCGTATTGAACCTGAAATTGCATTTGTACTGAAGAAACCACTGGTTGCAAATCCGCAGGGGTATAGTGAAGACGAGATCAACCAAGCTATTGGGTCTTGTCATATGGCACTGGAACTTATGCAAGCACGTTTCGCAGACGATAGCGGAGCGGAGTTCCTAGAAAAATTGGCAGACTGCCTAGTAAACCAAGGTCTTTACCTTGGCCCTGAAATTGAACGTGAGAAAGCATTCAATGCCTCCACAATTGATATTACGGTAAGCCAAGAAAGCCGTGAGCAGACGTTCGAAGGTAAGCACCCTAATCAGCTTGCTCAAACCCCTATCTACTGGCTCATCAACTATATGACTCGCCGTGGCGTGAATTTCCAAGCGGGTGAAGCTATCATCACGGGTTCTTACTGCGGAATTGTCGAAGTTGAATTCAACCAGCCAACAACCATCACTTACCAAGGTGTAGGCAAGTACCAAGTTACTTTCTCAGAGAAAGAATAA